A region from the bacterium genome encodes:
- a CDS encoding sugar transferase, producing the protein MKRQEKIDFSIAGEVRTSGFSEGSIFLRTVFNKTNSKKNTASVQIQKYLKRVTDIVGAVMLLIITMPLFAVISAVIKMSSKGGIFYKQKRVGYKENIFIIYKFRTMQQTDQNEKDHQKYVRYLLKEGVNSKKNAEFVSLYIEYIESHITPVGRFLRATSLDEIPQLFNILKGDMSFVGPRPHPVYEVAEYKKWYRRRLKVKPGLTGWSKLRIRMAPENYEESILLDLWYVKNWNILLDLRIVFLTFPLVLFMKDAH; encoded by the coding sequence ATGAAACGTCAGGAAAAAATTGATTTTTCAATAGCAGGAGAGGTAAGAACTTCCGGTTTTTCGGAAGGTTCAATTTTTCTGCGAACAGTATTCAATAAAACCAATTCAAAGAAAAATACTGCTTCAGTACAAATTCAGAAATATTTGAAAAGAGTAACTGATATTGTCGGTGCAGTGATGCTGCTTATAATCACTATGCCCCTGTTCGCAGTAATTAGTGCAGTCATTAAAATGAGTTCCAAAGGCGGAATATTTTACAAACAGAAACGTGTCGGTTATAAAGAAAATATATTTATAATCTATAAATTTCGAACAATGCAGCAGACAGATCAGAATGAAAAAGATCACCAAAAATATGTGCGCTACCTTCTTAAAGAAGGAGTTAACTCTAAAAAAAATGCTGAGTTTGTTTCATTATATATTGAATACATTGAGAGTCATATAACACCTGTCGGACGGTTTTTAAGAGCAACAAGCCTTGATGAGATTCCTCAGCTTTTTAATATACTAAAAGGGGATATGAGTTTTGTAGGGCCAAGGCCTCATCCTGTGTATGAAGTTGCCGAATATAAAAAATGGTACAGAAGAAGGTTGAAAGTAAAACCGGGGCTGACAGGGTGGTCAAAACTAAGAATCAGAATGGCACCGGAAAACTATGAGGAATCAATTCTTTTAGATCTCTGGTATGTAAAAAACTGGAACATTTTACTTGATTTGAGAATTGTGTTTCTTACGTTTCCTCTTGTTCTTTTTATGAAGGATGCCCATTAA
- a CDS encoding NAD-dependent epimerase/dehydratase family protein has product MRFRNRRVLVTGGAGFVGSRLVDRIVEEGGKVIVLDDLFTGRKENISHIKEVEFIHNSVTDFDIVSKLVKRSDLVFNLAVRNIIVSTASPQLDFQVNTGGIFNVLLAAKSHSVERVIYTSSVSVYGNPHYLPINEDDRLYTLNPYAASKQSGENYCNAFYETYGISTTILRFSNVYGINQMPQNPYCGVISRFFSRIMNGQPSLIHGDGLQTRDFTYVDDAVEATIRAAVSPKAEGQIFNVGTGFETSINDLAEKISEIVGVPHNPVYVDKRDIDNIRRRVVNIEKIRRILKWIPTVTLHKGLENTFEWLDSTNDLKAHKKTAMRVTLSNNFTA; this is encoded by the coding sequence ATGAGATTTAGAAATAGAAGAGTACTTGTCACAGGTGGAGCAGGATTTGTCGGGTCAAGATTAGTCGACAGAATAGTTGAAGAGGGCGGAAAGGTGATTGTACTTGACGATCTTTTTACCGGCAGAAAAGAGAATATCAGCCATATTAAAGAGGTTGAGTTTATTCATAATTCTGTCACTGATTTTGATATTGTTTCAAAACTTGTAAAAAGATCGGATTTGGTTTTCAATCTTGCAGTCAGAAATATAATTGTATCTACTGCATCTCCTCAACTTGACTTTCAGGTAAATACAGGCGGTATTTTTAATGTACTCCTTGCTGCAAAGAGCCACAGTGTGGAGAGAGTTATTTACACTTCCTCTGTGTCAGTCTATGGTAATCCTCATTATCTTCCAATAAATGAAGATGACAGGCTCTACACTCTCAATCCCTATGCTGCAAGCAAGCAATCCGGTGAAAATTACTGCAATGCTTTTTATGAGACGTATGGTATCTCCACTACAATTCTCAGATTCTCAAATGTATATGGAATAAATCAGATGCCTCAGAATCCGTACTGCGGAGTTATATCTAGATTCTTCAGCAGGATTATGAATGGGCAGCCGTCTCTGATTCACGGTGACGGGCTGCAGACGAGAGATTTTACATATGTGGATGATGCTGTGGAAGCAACGATAAGAGCTGCTGTAAGCCCTAAAGCAGAAGGGCAGATTTTTAACGTAGGGACAGGATTTGAGACGAGTATAAATGACCTTGCAGAAAAGATATCTGAAATTGTAGGAGTCCCCCACAATCCGGTCTATGTGGATAAACGTGATATTGACAATATACGCAGAAGAGTTGTAAATATTGAAAAGATAAGACGTATTCTCAAATGGATTCCGACCGTAACGCTTCATAAAGGGCTTGAGAATACTTTTGAATGGCTTGATTCTACCAATGATTTAAAGGCGCACAAAAAAACGGCAATGAGAGTTACTTTATCAAATAATTTTACTGCATAG
- a CDS encoding ATP-grasp domain-containing protein has product MGRIQNRSVKESEYKMGPGAIVIGGHFQGLGAVRALARQGIDVVVIDKEHCISRFSRYCSRFYKSPDVLDHKKIYKFLESLSNIKGMKGRVIFPTDDETVHFLSTYHTRLSDKYRLITPDWTIVKNVYNKKLSYKLASKLDIPIPASFFPGNFEELGNHNLRYPVIIKPAVMRPFFKVTGKKVFKAVNESELRKAYKLAATIIDPEEIIIQEQIPEPGKNLYSYCPVMDRGRVLASITAQRLRQHPMDFGRATTFAETKIVKELEPYAVRFLKAIDYSGLAEVEFIYDIRDNAYKFLEVNPRIWGWHSIASGAGVNLPYLAYKQALGRYVRAHQFKTGIKWFRVITDVPVGAVEIIKGNMTVKDFINSYRGRKEFAVFSWNDPIPFFGELLLLPYLYKVRGF; this is encoded by the coding sequence ATGGGCCGCATACAAAATAGATCAGTTAAGGAGTCAGAATATAAAATGGGCCCGGGAGCAATTGTCATTGGAGGACATTTTCAGGGGCTGGGTGCTGTTCGTGCGTTGGCACGTCAGGGTATAGATGTAGTTGTTATTGATAAGGAACACTGCATATCACGCTTTTCGCGTTACTGCAGTAGATTTTACAAGAGCCCGGATGTACTTGATCATAAAAAAATTTATAAATTTCTTGAATCTCTGTCAAATATTAAAGGAATGAAGGGAAGAGTGATTTTCCCGACTGATGATGAAACAGTGCATTTCCTTTCAACATATCATACCAGGCTTTCTGATAAATATAGATTAATAACTCCTGATTGGACTATAGTTAAAAATGTCTATAATAAAAAACTTAGTTATAAGCTTGCATCAAAACTGGATATACCGATACCAGCAAGCTTCTTCCCCGGAAATTTTGAAGAACTTGGTAATCATAACCTGAGATATCCGGTAATTATTAAACCTGCGGTTATGAGGCCATTTTTCAAAGTAACAGGTAAGAAAGTTTTTAAGGCTGTCAATGAATCGGAATTAAGGAAAGCCTACAAACTTGCAGCAACGATAATTGATCCTGAAGAAATAATAATTCAAGAGCAGATTCCAGAACCGGGGAAGAACCTCTATTCATACTGCCCTGTAATGGACAGGGGCAGAGTGCTTGCATCAATAACCGCACAGCGCCTTCGCCAGCACCCAATGGATTTCGGCAGAGCTACAACTTTTGCTGAAACAAAAATCGTCAAAGAACTGGAGCCCTATGCTGTTAGATTTTTGAAAGCTATAGATTACAGCGGGTTAGCAGAAGTAGAGTTTATATATGATATCAGAGATAATGCATACAAGTTTCTCGAAGTTAATCCGAGGATATGGGGCTGGCATTCCATTGCTTCAGGTGCAGGGGTTAATCTTCCATACCTTGCTTATAAGCAGGCATTAGGGCGTTATGTAAGAGCTCATCAATTTAAAACAGGTATAAAATGGTTCAGAGTTATAACTGATGTACCGGTCGGCGCAGTAGAGATAATAAAAGGGAATATGACAGTAAAAGATTTTATTAATTCATACAGAGGTAGAAAGGAGTTTGCGGTTTTTTCATGGAATGACCCAATACCTTTTTTCGGAGAATTATTGCTTTTACCTTATCTTTATAAAGTACGGGGGTTCTAA
- a CDS encoding polysaccharide deacetylase family protein: MNSLVLNLKRIKTRSAGSLIKRIYSIERRYGFNKKRFKSYLVNFIKMTSSMDITPCFPVPGAVISRNMDFFREMNNLGADFAAHGFVHIDYSLVTDEEFKRHLTEIKEVFGRAGIECRGFRFPFFRKKKGYKTALMNAGFDWDSSEVVSFPINDGFSKKSKMKNYYKIRETYEPFEYGKIRQTPDFDGTLVEIPASIPDDDILVERFGMKSEDPRWSIWPEMLNKTKNDGGLLVVQAHPERYNEFSIPLKNLIEEAKSCNDIWITSMNNLSDWWTERSGFKVSVKKEGELKYRVNVKGSQKLTVLVKNVIKKKEDDLQYSEYSKIKERSFVIDCIKKPVIGISRSAGKEIKRFLTNEGFVWEEAEEGSNFSLFIKGDRELGERLKLKVLNDIEKCPYQLIRIWRWPGNKKSAFILTGDIDGVTQWDIWMRNYGK; the protein is encoded by the coding sequence ATGAATTCTTTGGTACTGAATCTGAAAAGAATAAAGACACGCTCTGCCGGGTCTTTGATAAAGAGAATTTATTCTATTGAAAGAAGGTATGGTTTTAATAAAAAGAGGTTTAAATCTTATCTTGTTAATTTTATTAAAATGACTTCTTCAATGGATATTACGCCTTGTTTCCCTGTGCCGGGTGCTGTAATTTCAAGGAATATGGATTTTTTTAGAGAGATGAATAACCTGGGGGCGGATTTTGCAGCTCATGGATTTGTACATATTGATTATTCTCTTGTCACCGACGAAGAATTTAAAAGGCATCTGACTGAGATTAAAGAAGTATTTGGAAGAGCAGGAATTGAGTGCAGAGGTTTTAGGTTCCCGTTTTTCAGAAAGAAGAAGGGATATAAAACCGCTTTGATGAATGCAGGCTTTGATTGGGACAGCAGTGAGGTGGTTTCGTTTCCGATAAATGATGGGTTTTCTAAAAAATCAAAAATGAAAAATTATTACAAAATAAGAGAGACCTACGAACCTTTTGAATACGGAAAAATCAGGCAGACCCCTGATTTTGACGGGACACTTGTTGAAATTCCGGCTTCAATTCCGGATGATGATATCTTAGTTGAACGCTTTGGAATGAAATCAGAAGATCCGCGCTGGAGTATCTGGCCGGAAATGCTGAATAAAACAAAAAATGACGGAGGGCTTCTTGTTGTACAGGCACACCCTGAACGCTACAATGAGTTCAGTATTCCGCTTAAAAATCTGATAGAAGAAGCGAAAAGCTGTAATGATATCTGGATTACTTCCATGAATAATCTGTCGGATTGGTGGACAGAGAGAAGCGGATTTAAAGTATCTGTAAAAAAGGAGGGGGAATTAAAATACAGGGTAAATGTTAAAGGAAGCCAGAAACTAACTGTTCTTGTGAAAAATGTGATAAAGAAAAAAGAAGATGATTTGCAGTATTCTGAATACAGCAAAATAAAAGAGAGGTCGTTTGTTATTGACTGTATTAAGAAGCCGGTAATAGGCATTTCCCGTTCAGCAGGCAAGGAGATAAAAAGATTCCTTACAAATGAAGGCTTTGTATGGGAAGAAGCTGAAGAAGGGTCAAATTTCAGCCTTTTTATAAAAGGGGACAGAGAGCTCGGAGAGAGGTTAAAGCTTAAGGTTTTAAATGATATTGAAAAATGTCCATACCAGTTAATTAGAATATGGAGATGGCCTGGAAATAAAAAGTCAGCTTTTATATTAACCGGTGACATTGACGGTGTAACTCAGTGGGATATATGGATGAGAAATTATGGAAAATGA
- a CDS encoding phosphatidylserine decarboxylase — MIFLPIIFNIFISMLVLSLLSIKLNIVRPVVMRTAGVIAVLSSLSAQVIYTALSGLSILYLILLAIVISLGISFLIIMLMFFRDPERNIPIEKGFILSPADGTVRYVKEIKEGEIAFSEKKGKKFPLKEITHTDIINNGAYVVGIEMSIIDVHVNRAPIAGTLNLIHSSPGKYLSLRNIDSVLENERVTTLFTGKDISIGVVQIASRIVRRIVVYKKLHDKLSAGERFGRITFGSQVDVIIPDAAGLKINVKQGDFVKAGTSVIAQY; from the coding sequence ATGATTTTTTTACCAATTATTTTCAATATATTTATTTCAATGCTTGTTCTCAGTTTACTATCGATAAAATTGAATATTGTCAGGCCTGTTGTAATGAGAACAGCAGGTGTAATCGCTGTATTATCATCATTAAGCGCACAGGTAATATACACGGCTCTGTCTGGATTGTCGATTTTATATCTGATTCTACTGGCGATTGTAATATCTTTGGGTATCTCTTTTCTGATAATTATGTTAATGTTTTTCAGAGACCCTGAACGGAATATTCCTATAGAAAAGGGATTTATCCTTTCCCCTGCAGATGGTACTGTACGCTATGTAAAAGAAATTAAAGAGGGCGAAATTGCTTTTTCAGAAAAAAAAGGGAAAAAATTTCCGTTAAAGGAAATCACGCATACGGATATTATTAATAACGGTGCTTATGTAGTAGGCATTGAGATGAGTATAATTGATGTTCATGTAAACAGAGCGCCAATTGCGGGAACTTTGAATCTTATTCACAGTTCTCCCGGGAAATATTTATCTCTTAGGAATATTGATTCGGTTCTTGAAAATGAAAGAGTAACCACTCTTTTTACTGGAAAAGATATATCCATTGGTGTTGTGCAGATCGCATCACGTATTGTAAGAAGAATTGTTGTTTACAAAAAATTACATGACAAACTTTCTGCAGGTGAAAGATTCGGAAGAATTACATTCGGGTCTCAGGTTGATGTTATTATTCCTGATGCTGCAGGCTTGAAGATTAATGTAAAACAGGGTGATTTTGTAAAAGCAGGTACAAGTGTAATAGCCCAATATTAG
- a CDS encoding polysaccharide biosynthesis tyrosine autokinase translates to MENENSRTIEIGDLFKPIKRNIGIIIIFFVTIVGTVIFFTVTAEKVYEASAVLSIQEAVRTQNQLVEVPSVLYQKYIVQNQVAVLESRSLAGRVIKDLMNSEYSDSLKILGRIKNRSASAFFRKIFNKRAGKSRKNSLPSFDKKISRFRKATTVSYGQETNIIKLKARSNVPWEAAFIVNTWLKAYQDYNRSDTKDEVTQTRNFLEKKLKEYERKLTQSEQSLAKYQRKNKVVSLPDESKQIVTQLANFQSSYNSTITELQSIKQKLAYLNSQLDESKKNLVKDMANISNPVLGELQKDMAELVSKRAAFEAQLIGAGIEPSTNSKMKEMDSRIQGIRRRIIKETKKLVENGLNNMNPLGKSENLITKILELETDYKALSAKASSQKKIVDTYTAQLEMLPDKKLQLAKLERNVQVNNKIYFMLREKAEEARIRQAGQISIARIVDLANPPSKPVSPRPMLNLFFSIFFSLLLGIGVAYAREYFEDSVKGPDDAEYLGMKVIGTIPVAKSDKRKLLRKKKNREWGITRARQILPYFLIQQDSYSPIAESYKSLRTKLFAVEGEKRRTILLTSPGPAEGKSTTVANLAITVAQKGVKTLLVDSDLRRPVLDILFMGSHKRLGLANYLKGEESIQKLVRPTTVRGLDLMPASMSVKDAAELLSSRNMVKFIHAAQNMYDMVIFDSPPILPVSDATILSSLVDGIILVMRAHRTTRDSVKESLSILNSVGANILGGIITGTERRKYYKYHGYYNGPHTK, encoded by the coding sequence ATGGAAAATGAAAACAGCAGGACAATTGAGATAGGTGATCTGTTCAAACCCATAAAGCGTAATATTGGTATAATAATTATATTTTTTGTTACAATTGTGGGAACAGTTATATTCTTTACTGTTACAGCAGAAAAAGTATACGAAGCATCTGCAGTTCTTTCAATTCAGGAAGCAGTACGAACCCAGAATCAGCTTGTAGAAGTGCCTTCTGTGCTATATCAAAAGTATATTGTTCAAAATCAGGTGGCAGTGCTTGAAAGCAGGTCTTTAGCCGGCAGAGTTATTAAAGACCTTATGAATTCGGAATACAGTGACTCTCTTAAAATTCTCGGAAGAATCAAGAACCGAAGTGCATCAGCGTTTTTCAGAAAAATTTTTAATAAAAGGGCGGGAAAGAGCAGGAAGAATAGCCTGCCGAGTTTTGATAAAAAAATAAGCCGCTTCAGGAAAGCAACAACTGTTTCTTATGGGCAGGAAACGAATATTATCAAATTAAAAGCGCGTTCAAACGTTCCATGGGAAGCAGCCTTTATTGTAAATACGTGGTTAAAAGCGTATCAGGATTATAATAGATCGGATACAAAGGATGAAGTAACACAAACCAGAAATTTTCTCGAGAAGAAATTAAAAGAATATGAACGGAAACTTACGCAGTCAGAACAGTCTCTTGCAAAGTATCAGAGAAAAAATAAGGTAGTTTCACTGCCTGATGAATCGAAACAGATTGTAACACAATTGGCAAATTTCCAATCATCATACAATTCCACAATTACTGAGCTTCAATCTATTAAACAAAAACTTGCATATCTTAACAGCCAGCTTGATGAGAGCAAAAAGAACCTTGTTAAAGATATGGCAAATATTTCCAACCCCGTTCTCGGCGAGCTTCAGAAGGATATGGCTGAACTTGTTTCAAAAAGAGCAGCTTTTGAGGCACAATTGATAGGTGCAGGTATTGAGCCTTCAACAAATTCAAAAATGAAAGAGATGGACAGCAGGATACAGGGAATAAGGCGGAGAATTATAAAAGAGACAAAAAAGCTTGTTGAAAACGGGCTTAATAATATGAACCCTCTTGGTAAATCGGAAAACTTGATCACAAAAATTCTGGAGCTTGAGACAGATTATAAGGCCCTGAGTGCAAAAGCATCATCACAGAAAAAGATAGTGGATACTTATACAGCACAGCTTGAGATGCTGCCCGATAAGAAGCTGCAGCTTGCTAAACTGGAACGTAATGTACAGGTAAATAACAAAATTTATTTCATGCTTCGTGAAAAAGCAGAGGAAGCAAGAATAAGGCAGGCCGGGCAGATAAGCATTGCACGTATTGTTGATTTGGCAAATCCTCCATCCAAACCAGTTAGCCCAAGGCCCATGCTGAATCTGTTTTTTAGTATATTCTTCAGCCTGCTTCTCGGAATTGGCGTTGCATATGCCAGGGAATATTTCGAAGATTCAGTGAAAGGCCCTGATGATGCAGAGTACCTTGGCATGAAAGTAATCGGAACAATCCCTGTGGCAAAATCAGATAAAAGAAAATTATTGAGGAAAAAGAAAAACAGGGAATGGGGGATTACACGGGCGAGACAGATTCTTCCCTATTTTCTAATACAACAGGACAGTTATTCTCCTATTGCCGAATCTTACAAATCTCTGCGCACAAAACTATTTGCTGTTGAAGGAGAAAAAAGGCGTACAATCTTATTAACAAGCCCGGGTCCGGCTGAAGGAAAATCTACAACTGTGGCAAATCTTGCAATTACGGTTGCTCAAAAAGGTGTTAAAACCCTCCTTGTTGACAGTGATCTTCGGCGGCCTGTTCTTGATATACTGTTTATGGGATCTCATAAAAGGCTTGGCCTGGCAAATTATCTTAAAGGTGAGGAGAGCATACAAAAATTAGTCAGGCCTACAACTGTCAGAGGGCTTGATCTTATGCCTGCAAGTATGTCAGTTAAAGATGCTGCAGAGCTTTTAAGTTCAAGAAATATGGTGAAATTTATACATGCAGCTCAAAATATGTATGATATGGTTATTTTTGACAGCCCTCCGATTCTGCCTGTGAGTGACGCTACCATTCTGTCATCTCTGGTAGACGGAATTATCCTTGTGATGAGGGCTCATAGAACTACTAGAGATTCAGTAAAGGAATCACTGTCAATTCTGAACAGTGTAGGGGCAAATATCCTCGGCGGCATTATTACCGGAACCGAGAGGAGAAAATATTACAAATATCACGGTTACTATAATGGGCCGCATACAAAATAG